Proteins from one Mesotoga infera genomic window:
- a CDS encoding ribose-phosphate pyrophosphokinase — protein MPYQTNEMKIFAGSASLDLSKSIADYLGVHLGDCHTKRFSDGEINLKIDETVRGHDIFVIQSTCSPANENLMELLIMIDAFRRASAHSISVVIPYYGYARQDRKARGRDPITAKLVANLITTAGASRIITIDLHAEQIQGFFDIPVDNLWSFPVFSKFFSGRSFNKDETVVVSPDIGGVKRASKFASKLGVPLAILDKRRPRDNVAEMVHIIGEVEGKTAIIFDDIIDTGRSLVEASKMLKSNGAQRIFACATHGVLSGEAKEIIAGSELEKVFITDTIHHDDLPENIRMLSIAPLLAEALTRVRKNLSVSILFR, from the coding sequence ATGCCATATCAGACGAACGAGATGAAGATCTTTGCGGGTTCGGCCAGTCTAGATCTATCGAAGAGCATTGCCGATTATCTTGGAGTTCACCTCGGAGACTGTCATACGAAGAGGTTTTCGGATGGCGAAATAAACCTCAAGATCGATGAAACCGTCAGAGGTCACGACATATTCGTAATTCAGTCTACGTGCAGCCCCGCGAACGAAAACCTGATGGAACTGCTGATCATGATAGATGCATTCAGAAGGGCTTCGGCCCACTCGATCTCGGTAGTGATCCCCTACTACGGTTACGCGCGTCAGGATAGAAAGGCCAGAGGAAGAGACCCGATAACGGCCAAACTAGTTGCAAACCTCATTACCACAGCGGGAGCAAGCAGAATAATAACGATCGACCTTCATGCCGAACAGATTCAGGGTTTCTTCGATATCCCCGTGGACAACCTTTGGTCTTTTCCTGTTTTTTCTAAGTTCTTCAGCGGACGCTCTTTCAATAAGGATGAGACGGTGGTAGTTTCACCAGATATCGGCGGAGTGAAAAGGGCCAGTAAATTCGCCTCCAAACTCGGTGTTCCCCTGGCGATTCTCGACAAGAGGAGACCTAGGGACAACGTGGCCGAGATGGTGCACATAATTGGTGAGGTGGAGGGTAAGACAGCCATAATCTTTGATGATATAATTGACACCGGTCGTTCACTTGTGGAAGCGTCCAAGATGCTAAAATCCAACGGCGCTCAGAGGATATTCGCCTGTGCGACTCACGGTGTCCTGTCGGGAGAGGCCAAAGAGATAATTGCCGGTTCCGAACTGGAGAAGGTCTTCATAACCGATACGATTCACCACGACGATCTGCCGGAAAACATAAGGATGTTGTCTATAGCTCCTCTTCTGGCAGAGGCTTTGACGCGTGTCAGGAAAAATCTCTCGGTGAGTATTCTGTTCAGATAG
- a CDS encoding aldo/keto reductase, which produces MVYREMGKTGEKVSALGFGCMRLPTLDNGIDIPQATRMLRHAIDNGVDYVDTAWGYHNGQSEPFVGEALKEGYREKVNLATKLPSWLIKSREDMDHYLDEQLKRLQTDVIDFYLLHALNKRFWDNLVKNNVFDFMDRAKSSGRIKHIGFSFHDTLETFKKIVDAYDWEFCQIQYNFLDTDHQAGTEGLNYAYKREMGVIVMEPLRGGKLVRRVPGDVQKIWDLAPQKRSAVEWALRWVWNNPAVGVVLSGMSSMEQVEQNLEIADAALPNSLTSQELSLISRVREIYISRIKINCTACGYCMPCPNNVAIPDSFEIYNDAAMFDDVEGARRAYNNFFKPENRASKCIECGRCEELCPQKIPIIEKLKEVAALLE; this is translated from the coding sequence ATGGTTTATAGAGAGATGGGAAAGACCGGAGAAAAGGTATCTGCCCTGGGATTCGGCTGTATGAGGTTGCCCACGCTCGACAACGGCATAGATATACCTCAAGCGACGCGTATGTTGAGACATGCAATCGATAATGGCGTCGATTATGTAGATACGGCCTGGGGTTATCATAACGGCCAGAGCGAACCGTTCGTGGGTGAAGCTCTCAAAGAAGGATACAGGGAAAAGGTCAATCTTGCCACGAAACTCCCAAGCTGGCTCATCAAGAGTCGCGAAGACATGGATCACTATCTCGACGAGCAATTAAAGAGACTCCAGACAGATGTTATAGACTTCTACCTACTTCACGCCCTGAACAAAAGATTCTGGGACAACCTCGTGAAGAACAATGTCTTCGATTTTATGGACAGGGCAAAAAGTAGCGGTAGAATAAAGCATATCGGGTTTTCCTTTCACGATACGCTGGAGACCTTCAAGAAGATCGTCGATGCGTACGACTGGGAGTTCTGCCAGATACAGTACAACTTTCTCGACACCGACCACCAGGCCGGAACAGAAGGGCTCAACTATGCGTACAAAAGGGAGATGGGTGTTATAGTGATGGAGCCTCTCAGGGGGGGCAAGCTGGTCAGGCGTGTTCCAGGAGACGTGCAGAAGATATGGGATTTAGCTCCACAGAAGAGATCGGCCGTCGAGTGGGCACTCAGATGGGTGTGGAACAACCCGGCTGTCGGGGTCGTGCTAAGCGGTATGTCGAGCATGGAGCAAGTGGAGCAGAATCTGGAGATAGCCGACGCGGCTCTTCCAAATTCATTGACCTCTCAGGAACTCTCCCTTATATCCCGGGTCAGAGAGATATACATAAGCCGGATAAAGATCAATTGCACCGCCTGCGGCTACTGCATGCCCTGTCCCAACAACGTGGCTATACCCGATTCTTTTGAGATTTACAACGACGCCGCGATGTTCGATGATGTGGAAGGTGCGAGAAGGGCTTACAACAACTTCTTCAAACCCGAAAACAGGGCATCCAAGTGCATCGAGTGTGGGAGATGCGAGGAACTCTGTCCACAGAAAATACCCATAATAGAGAAGCTCAAAGAAGTTGCCGCACTTCTCGAATAA
- a CDS encoding deoxynucleoside kinase: MGRIIVFAGNVGAGKSTIAGAVAERLRYGVHFESVSDNPFLEDFYYDQKRWSYHLQTYFLYHRYCSLKHAEANENMVFDRSIYEDAEIFARNLFETGKMSRREYDAYTTMFYAMINYLKNPDLLVYIDADIDTILTRIRRRGREMELAVPIAYWEQLDRLYSDWISSYNRSPVYRIDARIVDIVTNPGQLDTVMRDIEAIING; this comes from the coding sequence TTGGGAAGAATAATCGTCTTTGCGGGAAATGTCGGTGCCGGAAAATCCACGATTGCCGGAGCTGTGGCCGAGAGATTGAGATACGGAGTCCATTTCGAATCCGTTTCCGATAACCCCTTTCTGGAAGATTTTTATTACGATCAGAAGAGGTGGTCGTACCATCTGCAAACTTACTTTCTCTATCACAGATACTGTTCACTTAAACACGCTGAGGCAAACGAAAACATGGTTTTCGATCGTTCTATCTACGAAGACGCAGAAATCTTCGCACGCAACCTCTTCGAAACCGGAAAAATGTCCCGTAGAGAATATGATGCCTATACGACAATGTTCTATGCGATGATCAACTATCTGAAGAATCCCGACCTTCTGGTCTATATCGATGCAGATATCGACACGATTCTCACGCGTATCAGGAGAAGAGGCCGCGAAATGGAGCTGGCCGTGCCGATTGCATATTGGGAGCAGCTGGATAGGCTTTACTCCGACTGGATAAGCAGTTACAACCGCTCTCCCGTGTACAGGATCGATGCCAGAATAGTCGATATTGTGACTAACCCCGGCCAGCTGGATACGGTGATGAGAGATATCGAAGCGATAATCAACGGATGA
- a CDS encoding DUF438 domain-containing protein — translation MSELFNREDFLKNLIKRIHDDPENLEKVKEDFMRIVREMTPIEVAKIEQELVNEGMPAESIQLMCNIHLDVFKEALSEDEIDVEPWHPLHILVEEHRDILNRSKELRGRAGRIKNGDLTQSDIQAMANLLDYMDEVEKYFLKEENVLFPYLERHGLVQPPAIMWKEHDEIRELRKKLREIIDNGTIEPAKVFDLSIGIGEIFSNHIYKEHKILFPSALKLLSPEEWHDTRIQFDEIGYFAYRPMPFEFSLSESVIQTSGNEGLLNLGSGYLTVDQLRTMMSSLPLDITFVDADDTVRFFSEGPDRIFLRTRAIIGRKVQNCHPQKSVNVVNKILADFKAGERDFADFWLNLGPKMVYIRYIALRDAQKRYIGTLEVTQNIAPLRELEGEKRIYDAL, via the coding sequence ATGAGCGAACTGTTCAACAGGGAAGATTTCCTCAAGAATCTTATAAAGAGAATACACGATGATCCGGAAAACCTTGAGAAGGTGAAAGAGGACTTCATGAGAATCGTCAGAGAGATGACTCCTATAGAGGTCGCGAAGATCGAACAGGAACTAGTCAACGAGGGTATGCCCGCCGAGAGTATCCAACTCATGTGTAATATTCACCTCGATGTTTTCAAAGAGGCGCTTAGCGAAGATGAGATCGATGTTGAACCGTGGCACCCTCTCCACATACTCGTCGAGGAACACAGAGACATCCTCAACAGGTCTAAAGAACTGCGCGGTAGAGCCGGTCGTATAAAAAACGGTGATCTCACACAAAGCGACATCCAGGCTATGGCCAATTTGCTCGACTATATGGATGAGGTAGAGAAATATTTCCTCAAGGAGGAGAACGTGCTCTTTCCCTATCTGGAAAGGCATGGACTGGTACAGCCGCCCGCGATCATGTGGAAAGAACACGATGAAATACGTGAATTGCGAAAGAAGCTGAGAGAGATAATAGACAACGGTACGATCGAACCAGCAAAGGTTTTCGATCTCTCGATAGGTATAGGGGAGATCTTTTCCAATCATATATACAAAGAACATAAGATACTCTTCCCATCGGCTTTGAAACTGCTCTCACCGGAAGAGTGGCACGACACAAGGATACAGTTCGACGAGATTGGCTATTTTGCATACCGACCGATGCCTTTCGAGTTTTCACTTTCGGAATCGGTAATACAAACTTCCGGTAACGAAGGCCTTTTGAACCTGGGTAGCGGTTACCTGACTGTCGATCAACTGAGAACTATGATGAGCTCTTTACCATTAGACATAACCTTTGTGGATGCTGACGATACTGTTCGTTTTTTCAGCGAAGGACCTGACAGAATCTTCTTGAGAACGCGTGCGATCATAGGGCGGAAAGTTCAGAACTGCCATCCGCAAAAAAGCGTGAATGTCGTCAACAAAATCCTCGCTGATTTCAAGGCCGGTGAACGTGATTTTGCTGACTTCTGGCTCAACCTTGGCCCAAAAATGGTCTATATTAGATACATAGCCCTCAGAGATGCACAGAAAAGGTACATAGGAACGCTCGAAGTGACACAGAATATCGCACCTCTAAGAGAGCTGGAAGGCGAAAAAAGGATCTATGACGCTCTCTAG
- a CDS encoding 50S ribosomal protein L25 → MHEINFVAEIRSGETKAKNLLNQGKIPAVVYGPEVETFSVSLDKVEVLRNINKIAETTSVILSLDGKEHHVFLKSVQRNKVTDAIIHLDFYSPSKGHRMEIHIPIRLNGKPIGIEKGGIVEHIINELPVSVLPKDIVESIDVDISSFDVGKILRVKDLPIPEGMKPLVDGEEPVLVIELPRAARGAEVEEAPEEKEETEPEVINKGKKEEEEE, encoded by the coding sequence ATGCACGAGATAAATTTCGTTGCTGAAATTCGCAGCGGAGAAACCAAAGCAAAGAACCTGCTGAATCAGGGAAAGATTCCAGCGGTAGTTTACGGACCAGAAGTTGAGACTTTCTCTGTAAGCCTCGACAAAGTTGAGGTGCTCAGAAATATAAACAAGATTGCCGAAACAACTTCTGTCATTCTATCCCTGGACGGCAAAGAACACCACGTCTTCCTTAAATCCGTTCAAAGAAACAAGGTGACCGACGCGATTATACATCTGGATTTCTACTCTCCATCAAAAGGTCACAGAATGGAGATTCATATTCCGATAAGGTTGAACGGAAAGCCGATCGGCATTGAAAAAGGTGGAATCGTAGAGCATATAATCAATGAACTCCCCGTCTCAGTACTTCCAAAGGATATCGTTGAATCAATAGATGTCGATATCTCTTCTTTCGATGTCGGCAAAATACTGAGAGTCAAAGACCTTCCTATTCCCGAAGGAATGAAGCCTCTTGTTGACGGTGAAGAGCCGGTTCTCGTTATAGAACTTCCAAGGGCAGCCAGAGGGGCCGAGGTAGAAGAAGCACCGGAAGAAAAAGAGGAGACCGAGCCCGAAGTTATAAACAAGGGGAAGAAAGAGGAAGAAGAGGAATAA
- the glmU gene encoding bifunctional UDP-N-acetylglucosamine diphosphorylase/glucosamine-1-phosphate N-acetyltransferase GlmU, protein MTGIVLAAGLGKRMRSNLPKAAHMIIDRPMVNWVISSLKEAGVDRVVVVTGYRAEIIESLLESDILTVRQNEQLGTGHAVMMAKDFLDDEDVVVVAGDEPLIKPSTLREMVRRRREADLDVLFLTMFPPDPSGYGRVVKRDGKVEIVEERDASEEIRNIKEVNTGIYAFRGSFISDSIGSLRSNNEQGEYYLTDTVGMAARADTMIIADAEEVLGINNRAQLAQVARIARKRINNALMEAGVTIVDPETTYIGPNVKIGIDSVIEPMTFIYGQTTIGQNCLIGPMSRIQDSKIADNVEIVRSEVLEADVREGARVGPYSRLRPGAVIMEQAHVGNFVELKKSILGKRSKANHLTYLGDTTIGEDANIGAGTITCNYDGKNKFKTSIGDRAFIGSNSSLVAPVEIGEGSVTAAGSVITDDVPPYSLALGRARQINKEGKYKKNREEKD, encoded by the coding sequence GTGACTGGAATAGTTCTTGCCGCCGGTCTTGGCAAGAGAATGAGGTCGAACCTGCCGAAAGCTGCACATATGATTATCGATCGGCCAATGGTTAACTGGGTGATTTCATCACTGAAAGAGGCCGGAGTCGATAGGGTGGTGGTCGTAACAGGCTACAGGGCCGAGATAATAGAATCTCTTCTGGAAAGCGATATACTGACCGTTAGACAGAATGAACAGCTGGGTACAGGACACGCCGTCATGATGGCCAAAGATTTTCTCGACGACGAGGATGTCGTGGTTGTGGCTGGAGATGAGCCGTTGATAAAGCCTTCGACTCTTCGGGAGATGGTCCGCAGAAGGAGAGAGGCCGATCTGGATGTACTTTTTCTAACGATGTTTCCACCTGATCCTTCCGGATACGGCAGAGTCGTGAAGCGTGATGGAAAGGTTGAGATCGTCGAAGAGAGAGATGCCAGCGAAGAGATTAGGAACATAAAGGAAGTCAACACCGGTATCTATGCCTTCAGAGGATCTTTCATTAGTGATTCGATAGGTAGTCTGAGAAGCAACAACGAACAGGGTGAGTACTATCTGACCGATACGGTAGGCATGGCGGCCAGAGCCGATACAATGATTATAGCCGATGCCGAAGAAGTTCTTGGTATTAACAACAGGGCACAGCTTGCACAGGTGGCTAGAATCGCAAGAAAGAGGATAAATAACGCTCTCATGGAAGCCGGTGTGACGATAGTCGATCCAGAAACAACATACATAGGACCAAACGTGAAGATCGGTATCGACAGCGTAATAGAACCCATGACCTTTATTTACGGTCAGACTACGATAGGTCAGAACTGTCTTATAGGGCCGATGTCAAGGATACAGGATTCGAAAATTGCTGACAATGTCGAAATTGTGCGTTCGGAAGTACTGGAAGCCGATGTAAGGGAAGGAGCCAGAGTTGGGCCTTACTCACGCCTGAGGCCGGGAGCGGTGATCATGGAACAGGCTCATGTCGGTAACTTCGTGGAACTCAAGAAATCGATCCTCGGCAAAAGATCGAAAGCCAACCATCTCACATATCTAGGTGACACCACCATAGGCGAAGATGCCAATATAGGCGCTGGAACAATTACGTGCAACTACGATGGCAAAAACAAATTCAAAACCAGTATCGGCGACAGAGCCTTCATCGGGAGTAACTCCTCGTTGGTCGCACCGGTCGAGATTGGTGAAGGATCGGTAACGGCCGCAGGCTCGGTCATTACCGACGATGTGCCCCCGTACTCACTGGCACTCGGAAGGGCCAGACAGATCAACAAAGAGGGCAAATATAAAAAGAACCGGGAGGAGAAGGACTGA
- the pth gene encoding aminoacyl-tRNA hydrolase has translation MFLFVGLGNPGPRYVLTRHNVGFLFVDEMIRGGVRKTFKKKTYEAYLLDGEPKIYLAKPLTFMNLSGIAVKSMITDLNFTGEDTVVIVYDDIWIPLGKIRIRENGSDGGHNGLKSIITELGTKNFPRIRIGVGPLPENRDMIDYVLGQFSDEDYRTVSKAINLAVQSAREIVAGDFKKVMSKYNGMEI, from the coding sequence GTGTTCCTCTTTGTAGGTCTGGGAAATCCCGGCCCACGTTATGTTCTTACCAGACATAACGTGGGTTTTCTCTTCGTGGACGAGATGATCAGGGGCGGAGTCCGAAAGACCTTCAAAAAGAAGACTTATGAAGCCTATCTACTGGATGGAGAACCCAAGATCTATCTGGCAAAACCGCTTACCTTTATGAATCTCAGCGGTATCGCAGTGAAGAGTATGATCACTGACCTTAACTTCACAGGCGAGGATACTGTGGTTATAGTCTATGATGATATCTGGATCCCTCTTGGAAAGATAAGGATCAGGGAGAATGGCTCAGATGGAGGCCATAACGGTCTCAAATCGATAATCACCGAACTGGGAACGAAGAACTTTCCACGCATCCGCATAGGCGTTGGACCCCTACCGGAGAATCGGGATATGATCGATTACGTACTCGGACAGTTTTCAGATGAGGATTACAGAACAGTGAGCAAAGCGATAAACCTAGCCGTTCAGTCTGCGCGAGAAATAGTAGCCGGCGACTTCAAAAAAGTCATGTCGAAATACAACGGAATGGAAATATGA
- a CDS encoding glycerate kinase type-2 family protein → MNNIKDDARYIVERSIETVLPEKAVCDSLEGLHLPGKTFLLAIGKAAWRMAKAVREKLGRSITTGVVITKYGHVEGDIPDIDCMEAGHPLPDDNTIAATTKALEMIGTIKPDNILFLVSGGGSALFEKPVEGVSLEDLVAINNRLLRSGANIVEINTIRKRLSAVKGGRFAKMFAQTTIHSLVLSDVLGDRLDSIASGPAYPDSSTCEEALSIIDRYGLTLRPELREILKKETPHLLGNVQTRIIGSIGRACEAASIFARELGYEPMILTTTLDCEAREAGTFLAAIAREEMYDRPLKRPCAIILGGETVVHVKGTGLGGRNQELALSFAIASDGLDKVALASVGTDGTDGPTDAAGAIVDGDSAKEMIERGIDPYIYLLDNDSYHALETSGELLKTGPTGTNVNDLIVLLCQ, encoded by the coding sequence GTGAACAATATAAAAGACGATGCACGATATATAGTTGAGAGATCAATAGAAACCGTACTGCCGGAAAAGGCGGTTTGCGATTCTTTGGAGGGTCTGCACTTACCCGGGAAGACTTTCCTGTTGGCTATCGGAAAAGCCGCCTGGAGGATGGCGAAGGCGGTGAGAGAGAAGCTCGGTCGGTCTATCACGACCGGAGTGGTAATCACCAAGTACGGACACGTCGAAGGCGATATTCCGGACATCGATTGCATGGAAGCCGGACACCCCCTTCCTGACGACAACACAATCGCCGCAACGACAAAAGCACTGGAAATGATAGGTACCATCAAGCCAGACAATATATTGTTTCTGGTTTCCGGAGGCGGTTCGGCACTCTTCGAAAAGCCAGTGGAGGGAGTCTCTCTGGAAGACCTGGTTGCTATAAACAACCGCTTATTGAGGTCGGGAGCGAACATCGTCGAGATCAATACTATTAGAAAGCGTCTATCGGCAGTAAAGGGCGGACGTTTCGCGAAGATGTTCGCTCAAACCACAATACATTCACTGGTACTCTCCGATGTTCTTGGAGACAGACTGGATTCGATAGCCTCCGGTCCGGCATATCCCGACAGCAGTACCTGCGAGGAGGCTCTATCCATAATCGACAGGTACGGTCTGACCCTTAGGCCGGAACTCCGTGAGATCTTAAAGAAAGAGACACCGCATCTTCTAGGTAACGTTCAGACCAGGATTATAGGAAGCATAGGCAGAGCCTGCGAAGCTGCCAGCATCTTTGCCAGAGAACTCGGTTATGAACCAATGATATTAACCACAACTCTCGATTGCGAGGCCAGAGAAGCGGGGACCTTTCTAGCGGCGATAGCCAGGGAAGAGATGTACGATCGGCCACTGAAGAGACCGTGCGCGATAATCCTCGGAGGAGAGACCGTAGTCCACGTCAAGGGGACGGGACTGGGCGGCAGAAACCAGGAACTGGCTCTTTCATTTGCTATTGCATCTGATGGACTGGACAAAGTTGCTCTGGCCAGTGTCGGAACGGATGGGACGGACGGTCCAACAGACGCCGCAGGTGCGATAGTGGATGGCGATAGTGCCAAAGAGATGATCGAGCGGGGAATAGATCCGTACATCTACCTTCTGGACAACGACTCATATCACGCGCTGGAAACATCTGGCGAACTTCTCAAAACCGGCCCTACCGGAACTAACGTCAACGATCTTATAGTTCTGCTTTGCCAGTGA
- a CDS encoding SDR family NAD(P)-dependent oxidoreductase translates to MKRFEGKIAMVTGGGSGIGADTAAAFAREGATVVVTDIDEEKGRKLVEEINSEGGRAIFLKHDVSNVEETEKVVKAIVEKFGRLDIAFNNAGISGPSIPVAEYPVDSWEKIISVNLSGVFYSMKYEIEQMLKQGGGAIINNSSILGKVGFSNASAYTASKHGVVGLTKAAALEYASRNIRINAINPAFIKTPLLESAGMVQSSPAYEMMVALHPVGRFGEPREVTSVVLFLASDGASFIHGESIMVDGGYTAR, encoded by the coding sequence ATGAAAAGGTTCGAAGGAAAGATTGCGATGGTTACTGGTGGAGGTTCCGGAATAGGTGCCGATACAGCTGCTGCCTTTGCGCGGGAAGGTGCGACTGTGGTCGTCACAGATATTGATGAGGAGAAAGGTAGAAAACTCGTAGAAGAGATAAATAGCGAGGGCGGTAGGGCGATCTTTTTGAAGCACGATGTTTCTAATGTCGAAGAGACGGAAAAAGTCGTTAAAGCAATTGTGGAGAAATTCGGAAGACTTGACATAGCCTTCAACAACGCAGGCATAAGCGGCCCTTCGATTCCGGTGGCCGAGTACCCAGTTGACTCATGGGAAAAAATAATCTCTGTAAACCTGAGCGGAGTCTTTTACTCAATGAAATACGAAATCGAACAGATGCTTAAGCAGGGCGGAGGAGCCATAATAAACAACTCTTCGATTCTCGGAAAAGTTGGATTCAGCAACGCTTCGGCATACACGGCCTCCAAGCATGGCGTGGTAGGATTGACAAAGGCAGCGGCGCTCGAATATGCCAGCAGGAATATAAGAATAAACGCAATCAACCCGGCCTTCATTAAAACTCCCCTGCTGGAATCGGCCGGTATGGTCCAATCTTCGCCGGCCTACGAGATGATGGTGGCTCTACATCCAGTAGGCAGGTTTGGAGAACCCCGGGAAGTCACCAGTGTAGTTCTCTTCCTCGCCAGCGACGGTGCTTCCTTCATACACGGGGAATCGATCATGGTCGACGGTGGGTACACGGCCAGATAA
- a CDS encoding class I SAM-dependent methyltransferase produces MRESWEYYNDIATRYDYMYEEPYWQLYHMLVERLVDDHITHRSRVLDLGTGTGRWALRMAEDGHDVIGVDPAGEMLKVARMKAELAELKIEFLEVGGENLPFEKAYFDSVLAMGDVLSYAVEPEKVLKKVGEVLKKGGKLLASVDNAWAFLQDFLSLAEYSMAQKLLDERKIPIGDRSVSKKDFLSRPYFPGEMSGILRSSGFELVDMASLIAFYPYNEVSLASNISKACEWEYRYCRQKETFSRSEHLFFCAIKR; encoded by the coding sequence TTGAGGGAGTCGTGGGAATATTACAACGATATCGCAACTAGATACGATTACATGTACGAGGAGCCTTACTGGCAACTTTACCACATGCTCGTGGAAAGGCTGGTGGATGATCATATAACTCACCGTTCCAGAGTGCTCGACCTCGGCACCGGAACAGGAAGATGGGCGTTAAGAATGGCCGAAGACGGGCACGATGTCATCGGCGTAGATCCGGCCGGGGAGATGTTGAAAGTGGCCCGGATGAAGGCCGAGTTGGCTGAATTGAAGATCGAGTTTCTAGAAGTCGGTGGAGAGAACCTTCCTTTTGAGAAAGCTTACTTCGATAGCGTTCTGGCAATGGGGGATGTGCTCTCTTATGCTGTGGAGCCGGAAAAGGTTTTGAAAAAAGTTGGTGAAGTACTCAAAAAAGGTGGTAAACTCCTCGCGAGTGTCGATAATGCCTGGGCTTTCCTCCAGGACTTTCTCTCCCTTGCTGAATATTCGATGGCCCAGAAGTTGCTGGACGAGAGGAAGATTCCGATAGGCGACAGGTCGGTGAGTAAAAAAGATTTTCTTTCCCGTCCTTACTTCCCCGGAGAGATGAGCGGCATCTTAAGATCCAGCGGCTTCGAACTGGTCGATATGGCTTCTCTCATTGCCTTTTATCCCTACAACGAAGTCTCGCTGGCGTCGAACATCTCTAAAGCCTGCGAGTGGGAATATCGTTATTGCAGACAGAAAGAGACCTTCTCAAGATCCGAGCACCTGTTCTTCTGTGCAATCAAGAGGTAG
- a CDS encoding carbohydrate ABC transporter permease, whose amino-acid sequence MKKKNLKKLVIYLVLTFMALVVMFPIYYAFSMSTLTAAESYSYPPRFIPGKNIFENYVTAWKTVNMGRLMLNSGFTAFVVATGKIGFAILAAFAFTYFGDFRGKFFFFGMILITHMLPLPVRILPTYELMKSFDWINTYYALTIPFFASATGTLLFRQLFLTVPTSLSDAARIDGAGPMRFLFNVLLPLSKTNMGALFLIEFNFIWNEYLWPLIITTTNDMRVVQIGIKMLLASEAQAAEWNIIMAGTITAMIVPLVMLLIFQKTFMSGFSLKEEK is encoded by the coding sequence ATGAAGAAGAAAAACCTTAAAAAATTGGTGATATACCTGGTGCTTACTTTTATGGCGCTGGTGGTGATGTTCCCAATCTACTACGCCTTTAGCATGAGCACACTCACGGCAGCCGAATCCTACAGTTATCCACCCCGTTTCATACCTGGAAAGAATATATTTGAAAACTACGTAACGGCCTGGAAGACTGTGAACATGGGCAGACTCATGCTCAACAGCGGTTTTACCGCCTTCGTCGTTGCCACAGGAAAAATAGGTTTTGCGATTTTAGCAGCCTTTGCCTTCACTTACTTCGGTGACTTCAGGGGAAAGTTCTTCTTTTTTGGCATGATACTCATAACACACATGCTTCCGCTTCCTGTAAGGATTTTGCCGACTTATGAACTTATGAAGAGCTTCGACTGGATAAACACTTATTATGCTCTTACGATACCCTTCTTCGCCAGCGCGACGGGGACACTTCTCTTCCGCCAGTTGTTTCTTACCGTCCCTACATCGCTCTCCGACGCGGCGAGAATAGATGGCGCCGGACCTATGAGGTTCCTTTTCAACGTCCTTCTTCCCCTTTCAAAGACCAACATGGGTGCGCTCTTTCTGATAGAGTTCAACTTCATCTGGAACGAGTACCTATGGCCTCTCATAATAACGACCACAAACGACATGAGAGTCGTCCAGATCGGTATCAAGATGTTGCTGGCCAGTGAAGCCCAGGCTGCGGAATGGAACATCATAATGGCAGGAACGATAACGGCCATGATAGTACCTCTCGTAATGCTTTTGATTTTCCAGAAGACTTTCATGAGCGGCTTCAGCTTGAAAGAAGAAAAGTGA